A single region of the Asterias amurensis chromosome 19, ASM3211899v1 genome encodes:
- the LOC139951257 gene encoding transmembrane protein 145-like, whose product MADFCDWKWRKLLPLCVTVVLLVVFVPNSSALYMEGTIESFDNWMFLARFCFLSDIGRLRFEVEYPKSFATQNLILYYDEEDQWPAVYPTDEVALKTCKQKESVLKPENHQVINLTTEYVWAGCILTKLEEDDEISNLFGDTEKLDCRAGRSFRSVRERWWYVALDNCNTTRGLYLKYKLTFTNGEGFWDTHFSADQFGILETDITFLILFGLLFMASLYVANVLHNRQLLHTTYKMFILVTFCYVVAMMFFIIFYVDYANDGTPLTNVKMTALAFQAFGDGVFLLMLILMGKGYTITRGRISHSGSVKIAVLMCIYTMLYAALFIYQLAVFDPGEVLYLYESPAGFGLIGIRGVCWLWFIYAIFFTLKHYPEKGLFYVPFFFFYTLWFLSTPIMILIATFVFPKWWREKVMNVIELVIAFTAQLAFLIMTRPSAANRNFPYHVRTSQIGIIAEPSGAMSNNIDGFTHSDYGNAAFTDNGMPNFTEMFAVTTSNRESSKAFSPYAVNGNKPTTGNSPVLDPVYPPSLPPGLGGYPPPLVPPQTLSYPPYQNDGLEKGATVGTNASQPASDSLNTNHKTPETTQRDREVASMFRSSLARENENGSSNTFIRNNGFMERS is encoded by the exons ATGGCGGACTTCTGTGACTGGAAGTGGAGGAAGCTGTTGCCGTTGTGCGTAACGGTCGTTTTGTTGGTGGTTTTTGTGCCCAATTCTAGTGCACTGTATATGGAAGGAACAATAGAGTCATTTGAT AACTGGATGTTTTTGGCTCGCTTCTGTTTCCTGTCAGATATTGGGAGATTACGATTTGAGGTGGAGTATCCAAAG TCATTTGCTACACAGAATCTCATTCTCTATTACGATGAGGAGGATCAGTGGCCGGCTGTTTATCCGACTGATGAAGTAGCTTTAAAG ACCTGTAAGCAGAAAGAATCCGTTCTGAAGCCAGAGAATCACCAAGTCATCAATTTGACCACAGAGTACGTCTGGGCAGGCTGTATTCTGACCAAGCTAGAAGAAGATGACGAGATCTCAAACTTGTTCGGAGACACAGAGAAGCTTGACTGCAGAGCTGGGCGGAGCTTCCGATCGGTTAGGGAGAGATGGTGGTATGTGGCGCTGGATAACTGCAATACCACAAGG GGTTTGTATCTGAAATACAAATTAACCTTCACGAATGGAGAGGGTTTCTGGGACACACATTTCTCGGCAGATCAGTTTG GAATCCTTGAAACTGATATCACATTTCTGATTTTGTTCGGCTTACTCTTCATGGCATCCTTGTACGTTGCAA ATGTTCTACACAATCGTCAGTTACTTCATACCACCTACAAGATGTTCATTCTTGTCACCTTCTGCTATG tgGTCGCTATGATGTTTTTCATCATCTTCTACGTGGACTATGCAAACGATggaacaccccttacaaatgtTAAAATGACCGCCCTGGCCTTCCAGGCATTTGGAGATGGTGTGTTTCTACTCATGTTGATACTCATGGGCAAGGGTTATACCATTACAAG AGGGCGCATCAGTCATTCGGGCAGCGTCAAGATAGCAGTTCTCATGTGTATCTATACAATGCTGTATGCAGCACTCTTCATTTACCAACTTGCG GTGTTTGATCCTGGTGAGGTTCTGTACCTGTACGAGAGCCCAGCTGGTTTTGGTCTGATTGGCATCCGTGGTGTCTGCTGGTTATGGTTCATCTACGCCATCTTCTTCACATTGAAACACTACCCAGAGAAAGGATTATTCTACGTCCCCTTCTTTTTCTTCTACACACTATG GTTCTTGTCAACACCAATTATGATTCTAATTGCGACGTTTGTGTTCCCGAAATGGTGGAGAGAAAAAGTGATGAATGTTATAGAGTTAGTTATAGCGTTTACTGCGCAGTTGGCTTTCTTG ATAATGACAAGGCCATCAGCAGCCAATCGTAACTTTCCTTATCATGTCCGAACGTCCCAAATTGGTATAATAGCCGAGCCGTCCGGCGCCATGTCCAACAACATTGACGGCTTCACTCACAGTGACTACGGCAATGCTGCCTTCACGGATAATGGGATGCCAAACTTTACCGAGATGTTTGCGGTTACGACATCCAACAGAGAGTCGTCAAAAGCGTTTTCGCCTTATGCTGTCAATGGG AATAAACCTACTACAGGAAACTCACCTGTACTGGACCCAGTTTACCCCCCATCGTTACCCCCCGGTCTAGGGGGCTACCCCCCTCCCTTGGTACCACCCCAAACATTAAGTTATCCCCCGTATCAGAACGACGGGCTAGAAAAAGGAGCTACAGTTGGGACG AATGCAAGTCAACCAGCCTCAGATTCACTCAATACCAACCATAAAACACCAGAGACAACACAAAGAGATAGAGAAGTAGCATCTATGTTTAGATCTAGTTTG GCAAGAGAAAATGAAAACGGTAGTAGCAACACCTTCATCCGAAACAACGGTTTCATGGAACGATCATAA